The Streptomyces pactum genome contains a region encoding:
- a CDS encoding BlaI/MecI/CopY family transcriptional regulator, with product MTDHRRPRRRGQGELEALVLSALREADGPATAGWVQKRLGGDLAYTTVITILTRLLEKGAVGRERAGRSFAWTPASDQAGLAARKMRKVLDAESDREAVLASFVIGLDPDDERLLRELLGHAPEAGDG from the coding sequence GTGACAGATCACCGGCGTCCGCGGCGGCGGGGGCAGGGCGAGCTGGAGGCGCTGGTGCTGTCGGCGCTGCGCGAGGCGGACGGCCCCGCGACGGCCGGCTGGGTGCAGAAGCGCCTGGGCGGCGACCTCGCCTACACCACGGTGATCACGATCCTGACCAGGCTGCTGGAGAAGGGCGCGGTCGGCCGCGAGCGCGCGGGCCGGTCCTTCGCCTGGACACCCGCCTCGGACCAGGCGGGCCTGGCCGCGCGCAAGATGCGCAAGGTGCTGGACGCCGAGAGCGACCGGGAAGCGGTGCTGGCCAGCTTCGTGATCGGCCTCGACCCGGACGACGAGCGGCTGCTGCGCGAACTGCTGGGGCACGCGCCCGAGGCGGGGGACGGCTGA
- a CDS encoding ABC transporter ATP-binding protein — protein MTLRAERVSRAAGGRLILDGVGLSPRPGAMTGLLGPNGSGKSTLLRLLAGVLAPAGGVVTLDGRPLDRVGRRDVARRVAVVEQQADTQVELTVRDVVRLGRIPHRRAWTPTSTADEEAVTDALERTALAGQADRLWHTLSGGERQRVQIARALAQRPRELLLDEPTNHLDIQHQLDVLSLVAALPVTSVVALHDLNLAAMYCDHLVVLSEGRVVASGDPAEVLTADLVADVYRVRAEVGHGPGGRPHVRFLGTLTAKPPSRALTRPGRATEDDRTA, from the coding sequence GTGACACTGAGGGCCGAGCGGGTCTCCCGCGCCGCCGGCGGGCGGCTCATTCTGGACGGCGTCGGCCTGAGCCCCCGGCCCGGCGCCATGACGGGCCTGCTCGGTCCCAACGGCTCGGGGAAGTCCACGCTGCTGCGGCTGCTCGCCGGCGTCCTGGCCCCGGCCGGCGGCGTCGTCACCCTCGACGGCCGCCCGCTGGACCGGGTGGGCCGCCGGGACGTGGCCCGGCGCGTGGCGGTGGTCGAGCAGCAGGCCGACACACAGGTCGAACTCACCGTCCGGGACGTGGTCCGGCTCGGCCGGATCCCGCACCGCCGTGCCTGGACGCCGACGTCGACGGCGGACGAGGAGGCGGTCACGGACGCCCTGGAACGCACCGCTCTGGCCGGGCAGGCGGACCGGCTGTGGCACACCCTGTCCGGTGGTGAACGCCAGCGCGTCCAGATCGCCCGCGCCCTCGCCCAGCGGCCACGCGAACTCCTGCTGGACGAACCGACCAACCACCTCGACATCCAGCACCAGCTCGACGTGCTGTCCCTCGTCGCCGCACTGCCCGTCACCAGCGTCGTCGCCCTGCACGACCTGAACCTCGCGGCGATGTACTGCGACCACCTCGTGGTGCTGTCCGAGGGGCGGGTCGTCGCCTCCGGCGATCCCGCGGAGGTCCTGACCGCGGACCTCGTCGCCGATGTGTACCGGGTGCGCGCCGAGGTCGGCCACGGCCCGGGCGGCCGCCCGCACGTCCGCTTCCTCGGCACCCTGACGGCCAAGCCCCCGAGCCGGGCCCTGACCCGCCCCGGGCGGGCGACCGAGGACGACCGTACTGCCTGA
- a CDS encoding GNAT family N-acetyltransferase, translating to MFRHDLSEMEGLLPGPDGTFRSDRLRSAFTDADWAPYLLTSGDRPAGFAFVRDLTGPVRVLNSFFVVRGARGRGIGLRAVQEIVARHPGRWEVAFQDANPAAVRFWRRVAAETAGEAWTEERRPVPRRPDVPPDVWISFSTGGGRPGDGAPAE from the coding sequence ATGTTCCGCCATGACCTGTCGGAGATGGAGGGCCTGCTGCCCGGTCCGGACGGGACCTTCCGCAGTGACCGGCTCCGGTCCGCCTTCACCGACGCCGACTGGGCGCCCTACCTGTTGACGAGCGGAGACCGGCCCGCCGGGTTCGCGTTCGTGCGCGACCTGACCGGCCCGGTCCGGGTACTCAACAGCTTCTTCGTCGTCCGCGGGGCGCGCGGCCGGGGGATCGGACTGCGCGCCGTCCAGGAGATCGTGGCCAGGCATCCGGGACGGTGGGAAGTGGCCTTCCAGGACGCCAACCCGGCGGCGGTGCGTTTCTGGCGCCGTGTCGCCGCCGAGACCGCGGGCGAGGCGTGGACCGAGGAGCGCAGGCCGGTGCCGCGGCGTCCGGACGTGCCACCGGACGTCTGGATCTCCTTCAGCACCGGCGGCGGCCGGCCCGGGGACGGTGCCCCGGCCGAGTGA
- a CDS encoding tetratricopeptide repeat protein, with product MNHPVNHPRDYYDLGTHGRPVTTSSPEAQRWFDRGLVWTYAFHHEEAVACFEAAAAADPHCAMAHWGIAYALGPNYNKPWEAFDAEELTRTVDRTHAAVELAHEKAARSATPVERALIGALRARYPQARAVEDCSVWNAPYAENMRAVRELAPDDLDVAALYADALMNLTPWQLWDLRTGRPAEGARTLEAKDVLDRALGTEGGRAHPGVLHLYIHLMEMSATPEAALTVADRLRGLVPDAGHLNHMPSHLEVLCGDYRRVVSDNSAAIAADEKYRARAGAMNFYTLYRSHNYHFRIYGAMFLGQYQVALDTAAQLEASVPEELLRVESPPMADWLEGFVAMRVHVLIRFGRWADILGLPLPADPRLYSVTTAMLHYARGVALSATGRIAEAEAERLLFREAVARVPRTRTLFNNTCADILAVASAMLDGELEYRKGDHTAAFAALERSIELDDNLPYDEPWGWMQPTRHAYGALLLERGRVAEAEAVYRADLGLDDTLPRPLQHPGNVWALHGLHECLVRLGRPGEARIVAQQLKFATALADVPVEASCFCRLDTSPADGGAGGCCATDH from the coding sequence ATGAACCACCCCGTGAACCATCCCAGGGACTACTACGACCTCGGCACCCACGGTCGCCCGGTGACGACCTCGTCCCCCGAGGCCCAGCGGTGGTTCGACCGCGGACTGGTGTGGACGTACGCCTTCCACCACGAGGAGGCCGTCGCCTGCTTCGAGGCCGCCGCCGCGGCCGACCCGCACTGCGCCATGGCCCACTGGGGCATCGCCTACGCCCTCGGCCCGAACTACAACAAGCCGTGGGAGGCCTTCGACGCCGAGGAGCTGACGCGGACCGTCGACCGCACCCACGCCGCCGTCGAACTCGCCCACGAGAAGGCGGCCCGCTCTGCCACCCCGGTCGAGCGCGCCCTGATCGGCGCCCTGCGCGCCCGCTACCCGCAGGCGCGCGCCGTCGAGGACTGCTCGGTGTGGAACGCGCCGTACGCCGAGAACATGCGTGCCGTCCGGGAACTCGCCCCGGACGACCTGGACGTGGCCGCCCTCTACGCCGACGCGCTGATGAACCTGACGCCCTGGCAACTGTGGGACCTGCGCACGGGACGGCCCGCCGAGGGCGCCCGCACCCTGGAGGCGAAGGACGTCCTCGACCGGGCCCTGGGCACCGAGGGCGGACGTGCGCACCCCGGTGTCCTGCACCTGTACATCCACCTGATGGAGATGTCGGCCACTCCCGAGGCGGCCCTCACCGTCGCCGACCGGCTGCGCGGCCTGGTCCCCGACGCCGGGCACCTCAACCACATGCCGTCGCACCTCGAAGTGCTGTGCGGCGACTACCGGCGCGTGGTGTCGGACAACAGCGCCGCGATCGCCGCCGACGAGAAGTACCGAGCGCGGGCCGGGGCGATGAACTTCTACACCCTCTACCGCTCGCACAACTACCACTTCCGGATCTACGGCGCGATGTTCCTGGGCCAGTACCAGGTCGCCCTGGACACCGCCGCACAGCTCGAGGCGTCCGTCCCCGAGGAACTGCTGCGCGTCGAAAGCCCGCCGATGGCCGACTGGCTGGAGGGCTTCGTCGCCATGCGGGTGCACGTCCTGATCCGGTTCGGGCGCTGGGCGGACATCCTCGGACTGCCGCTGCCCGCCGACCCGCGCCTGTACAGCGTGACGACCGCGATGCTCCACTACGCCCGCGGGGTCGCCCTCTCGGCCACCGGCAGGATCGCCGAGGCGGAGGCCGAGCGCCTCCTGTTCCGCGAGGCGGTCGCCCGGGTGCCGCGGACGCGCACGCTGTTCAACAACACCTGCGCCGACATCCTCGCCGTCGCCTCCGCCATGCTCGACGGCGAACTGGAGTACCGCAAGGGCGACCACACCGCCGCCTTCGCCGCCCTGGAGCGGTCGATCGAACTGGACGACAACCTCCCGTACGACGAACCGTGGGGCTGGATGCAGCCCACCCGGCACGCCTACGGCGCCCTGCTCCTGGAACGGGGCCGGGTCGCGGAGGCCGAGGCGGTGTACCGGGCCGACCTGGGGCTCGACGACACCCTTCCCCGCCCCCTGCAGCACCCCGGCAACGTCTGGGCCCTGCACGGACTCCACGAGTGCCTGGTGCGGCTGGGTAGGCCGGGGGAGGCGCGGATCGTGGCACAGCAGTTGAAGTTCGCCACCGCCCTGGCCGACGTACCCGTCGAGGCTTCCTGCTTCTGCCGCCTCGACACCTCCCCGGCCGACGGCGGTGCGGGCGGCTGCTGCGCCACGGACCACTGA
- a CDS encoding copper chaperone PCu(A)C → MVLARGRTARSAAAVLAVAALALTGCGGDDSFELQDWHAPGQNASVGPVLIRYAHVAEPKGEPWQPGDDVPAYVWLMNEGDETDRLVSASSPNAESVSVVNADGKPLPHGVELPPDKLRQLEPTNDHLLLRDVREVVRGGDFMKITLNFEKAGSVTFNIQSQVPVYDSSPSPSG, encoded by the coding sequence ATGGTGCTCGCCCGTGGGAGAACCGCCCGTTCCGCCGCCGCCGTGCTGGCCGTGGCGGCCCTGGCATTGACCGGCTGCGGCGGGGACGACAGTTTCGAGCTCCAGGACTGGCACGCGCCCGGCCAGAACGCGAGCGTCGGCCCCGTCCTGATCCGCTACGCCCACGTCGCGGAGCCCAAGGGGGAGCCGTGGCAACCCGGTGACGACGTGCCGGCCTACGTCTGGCTGATGAACGAGGGGGACGAGACCGACCGGCTGGTGAGCGCGAGCAGTCCCAACGCGGAGTCGGTGAGCGTCGTGAACGCGGACGGCAAGCCCTTGCCGCACGGGGTGGAACTGCCGCCGGACAAGCTGCGGCAACTGGAACCGACCAACGACCACCTGCTGCTGCGGGACGTGCGCGAGGTCGTCCGAGGCGGTGACTTCATGAAGATCACCCTCAACTTCGAGAAGGCGGGCTCCGTCACGTTCAACATCCAGTCGCAGGTCCCCGTCTACGACTCCAGCCCTTCCCCCAGCGGGTGA
- a CDS encoding phospholipase D-like domain-containing protein — translation MTSTQQPSKPAPAAPKTPATPAAAGAAASGDERVTRIRRRLERLIGIAATEGNALTVLRNGDEIFAAMLAAIGSAEHTVDMMTFVYWKGDIARRFAEALAERARAGIRVRLLLDGFGSRLIEAEQLRTMERAGVQVAWFRKPLYLSPLKQNHRCHRKVLVVDEETAFTGGVGIAEEWCGDARNPHEWRDTHVEVRGPAVDGVAAAFAQNWAECHDELFDDRDRFVTHPHQGDAVVQVVRGSASFGWQDMQTLLRVMLESAEERVRLATAYFSPDAYFVELLCAAARRGVEVEIVLPGPHTDKRVCQLAGQHYYEDLTACGVRIHQYQPTMMHAKIVTVDRVAALIGSTNFNRRSLDHDEEVMLAVLDPEFTATLDEHFEADVAASTLIRAGRWKRRSALQRAREVAVRPLRRFL, via the coding sequence ATGACAAGTACGCAGCAACCGTCCAAACCGGCCCCGGCGGCCCCGAAGACCCCGGCTACGCCCGCTGCCGCCGGCGCCGCTGCGTCCGGCGACGAGCGCGTCACGCGGATAAGACGGCGTCTGGAGCGGCTGATCGGGATCGCGGCGACCGAGGGCAACGCGCTGACGGTCCTGCGCAACGGGGACGAGATCTTCGCCGCCATGCTGGCCGCGATCGGCAGTGCCGAGCACACGGTGGACATGATGACGTTCGTGTACTGGAAGGGCGACATCGCCCGCCGCTTCGCCGAGGCCCTCGCGGAGCGGGCGCGTGCCGGGATACGGGTGCGGCTGCTGCTGGACGGGTTCGGCAGCCGGCTGATCGAGGCCGAGCAACTGCGGACGATGGAACGGGCCGGGGTGCAGGTGGCGTGGTTCCGCAAGCCGCTGTACCTCTCGCCGCTCAAGCAGAACCACCGCTGCCACCGCAAGGTCCTCGTCGTCGACGAGGAGACCGCCTTCACCGGCGGAGTGGGGATCGCCGAGGAGTGGTGCGGCGACGCGCGCAATCCGCACGAGTGGCGTGACACCCACGTCGAGGTCCGGGGCCCCGCGGTGGACGGCGTCGCCGCGGCCTTCGCACAGAACTGGGCGGAGTGCCACGACGAGCTCTTCGACGACCGGGACCGGTTCGTCACGCACCCGCACCAGGGCGACGCGGTCGTCCAGGTGGTGCGCGGTTCGGCGAGCTTCGGCTGGCAGGACATGCAGACCCTGCTCCGCGTGATGCTGGAGTCGGCCGAGGAACGTGTCCGTCTGGCCACCGCGTACTTCTCACCCGACGCGTACTTCGTCGAGCTGCTGTGCGCCGCCGCGCGGCGCGGGGTCGAGGTGGAGATCGTGCTGCCCGGGCCGCACACCGACAAGCGGGTCTGCCAACTGGCCGGACAGCACTACTACGAGGACCTCACCGCGTGCGGGGTGCGGATCCACCAGTACCAGCCGACGATGATGCACGCCAAGATCGTCACCGTCGACCGCGTCGCCGCCCTGATCGGCTCGACCAACTTCAACCGCCGTTCGCTCGACCACGACGAGGAGGTCATGCTCGCCGTGCTGGACCCGGAGTTCACCGCGACACTGGACGAGCACTTCGAGGCGGACGTCGCGGCCAGCACACTGATCCGGGCGGGCAGGTGGAAGAGACGCTCCGCCCTCCAGCGGGCCCGTGAGGTCGCCGTCCGGCCCCTGCGCCGGTTCCTGTGA
- a CDS encoding ABC transporter substrate-binding protein — protein MPAACPAASRRLLRSRRSSRGPALLVSVALLAAGCGSTATTTDSAVPAEAAGYPRTVTDCGYRVEVGAPPRRAVSLNQGTTEILLSLGLADRMAGTATWTDPVMKGLEKANAGVPRLADDMPSFEKVLDAEPDFVAASFASTLGPGGVATREQFDELGVPAYLSPSDCAGKDNGGDGDGVRSKALTMDTVYGEVRDLARIFDVEQRGEELVADLKARVEKATSGVDASGVTLMYWFANSTSPYLAGCCGAPGVMTRAVGARNVMDDTREEWPQIGWETVADRDPDVLVIGDLTRRSQSAETAAKKIEFLESDPVTRNMTAVRKKRYVLLSGQAMNPTIRTVEGVEKVAAALRAYGLTK, from the coding sequence TTGCCCGCAGCGTGCCCCGCCGCCTCCCGACGCCTGCTCCGTTCCCGCCGCTCGTCCCGCGGCCCGGCCCTGCTCGTCTCCGTCGCCCTGCTGGCGGCCGGGTGCGGCTCCACAGCGACCACCACCGACTCCGCCGTACCGGCCGAGGCCGCCGGTTACCCCCGCACCGTCACCGACTGCGGGTACCGGGTGGAGGTCGGCGCGCCGCCCCGGCGGGCGGTCTCCCTCAACCAGGGCACCACCGAGATCCTGCTGTCGCTCGGCCTGGCCGACCGGATGGCGGGCACCGCCACCTGGACCGACCCGGTCATGAAGGGCCTGGAGAAGGCTAACGCCGGCGTGCCCAGACTCGCCGACGACATGCCCTCCTTCGAGAAGGTCCTGGACGCCGAACCCGACTTCGTCGCCGCCTCCTTCGCCTCCACGCTCGGCCCCGGCGGCGTGGCAACGCGCGAGCAGTTCGACGAACTCGGCGTACCGGCCTACCTGTCCCCGTCCGACTGCGCCGGCAAGGACAACGGCGGCGACGGCGACGGCGTCCGCAGCAAGGCCCTGACGATGGACACCGTCTACGGCGAAGTCCGCGACCTCGCCCGGATCTTCGACGTCGAGCAGCGTGGCGAGGAACTGGTCGCCGACCTGAAGGCCCGGGTCGAGAAGGCCACGTCGGGCGTCGACGCCTCCGGTGTCACCCTCATGTACTGGTTCGCCAACTCCACCTCGCCCTACCTGGCGGGCTGTTGCGGCGCCCCCGGCGTCATGACCCGCGCGGTCGGCGCGAGGAACGTCATGGACGACACCCGTGAGGAGTGGCCGCAGATCGGCTGGGAGACGGTCGCCGACCGTGACCCCGACGTCCTGGTCATCGGCGACCTCACCCGCAGGTCGCAATCGGCCGAGACCGCCGCGAAGAAGATCGAGTTCCTGGAGTCCGACCCCGTCACCAGGAACATGACCGCCGTCAGGAAGAAGCGCTACGTGCTCCTCAGCGGGCAGGCCATGAACCCCACCATCCGCACCGTCGAGGGCGTGGAGAAGGTGGCGGCGGCGTTGCGCGCGTACGGCCTCACCAAGTGA
- a CDS encoding flavodoxin family protein, whose protein sequence is MATLLIVHHTPSPNCRAMLEAVVSGATAPEIEGVRVVRRAALAATAVDVLEADGYLLGTPANLGYMSGALKHFFDQVYYPCLDDTRGRPFGYYVHGGSDTTGAVRAVESVTTGLAWQRAAPVVSVAGEPGKADLEACWELGATLAAGLMD, encoded by the coding sequence GTGGCCACTTTGCTGATCGTGCATCACACGCCGTCGCCGAACTGCCGGGCGATGCTGGAAGCCGTCGTGTCCGGGGCGACCGCGCCGGAGATCGAGGGGGTGCGGGTGGTCCGGCGGGCGGCGCTGGCGGCGACCGCCGTCGACGTGCTGGAGGCCGACGGGTACCTGCTGGGCACCCCGGCGAACCTCGGCTACATGTCCGGGGCACTGAAGCACTTCTTCGACCAGGTCTACTACCCCTGCCTGGACGACACGCGGGGCCGGCCCTTCGGCTACTACGTGCACGGCGGCAGCGACACCACCGGCGCGGTGCGCGCCGTCGAGTCGGTCACGACGGGCCTCGCCTGGCAGCGCGCGGCCCCGGTGGTGAGCGTGGCCGGCGAGCCCGGAAAGGCCGATCTGGAGGCCTGCTGGGAGCTGGGGGCCACGCTCGCCGCCGGACTGATGGACTGA
- a CDS encoding FecCD family ABC transporter permease yields MRATGRTYPAWAAAGLLALCASVAVAVTIGPADIGVGEVWSVVAAHLGGGSPGVDVTPLRDGIVWNLRLPRTLLAAVCGAGLAVCGAVLQSLLRNPLADPFVLGVSSGASTGAVLVVVLGVGGGALSLPGGAFVGAVCSFALVMLLSHSLGGTPDRVVLAGVAAMQMFSALTSFVVMTAADAETTRGVLFWLLGSLGGADWTDVWTGAAALAVVLAVCLGYAGTLDAFAFGQEAAATLGVHLARTRLVLLCATALLTAALVASAGAIGFVGLVLPHAVRAVTGPGHARLLPVCALAGAVFLVWADTLARTVLEPQEIPVGVVTSMIGVPAFVLVLYRTRRIR; encoded by the coding sequence ATACGCGCGACCGGCCGCACGTACCCGGCGTGGGCGGCGGCCGGACTCCTCGCCCTGTGCGCCTCCGTGGCCGTCGCCGTCACCATCGGCCCGGCGGACATCGGCGTCGGCGAGGTGTGGTCGGTGGTCGCCGCCCACCTCGGCGGGGGCAGCCCCGGCGTCGACGTCACGCCCCTGCGCGACGGCATCGTCTGGAACCTGCGGCTGCCCCGCACCCTCCTCGCCGCGGTGTGCGGCGCCGGACTCGCCGTGTGCGGCGCCGTACTCCAGTCCCTGCTGCGCAACCCGCTCGCCGACCCCTTCGTGCTGGGCGTCTCCTCCGGCGCCTCGACCGGTGCCGTCCTGGTCGTCGTACTCGGTGTGGGCGGCGGCGCCCTGTCCCTGCCGGGCGGGGCGTTCGTCGGGGCCGTGTGCTCGTTCGCGCTGGTGATGCTGCTCAGCCACAGCCTCGGCGGAACCCCCGACCGGGTGGTGCTCGCCGGCGTGGCGGCCATGCAGATGTTCTCCGCGCTCACCTCGTTCGTCGTGATGACCGCGGCCGACGCCGAGACCACCCGCGGCGTACTGTTCTGGCTGCTCGGCTCGCTCGGCGGGGCTGACTGGACGGACGTGTGGACGGGGGCGGCGGCCCTGGCCGTGGTGCTGGCCGTGTGCCTCGGATACGCCGGGACGCTGGACGCCTTCGCGTTCGGCCAGGAGGCGGCGGCCACGCTCGGCGTCCACCTGGCCCGTACCCGGCTGGTACTGCTGTGCGCGACCGCGCTGCTCACCGCCGCCCTGGTCGCCTCCGCCGGTGCCATCGGCTTCGTCGGACTGGTGCTGCCGCACGCCGTACGGGCGGTGACCGGCCCCGGACACGCCCGGCTGCTGCCGGTCTGCGCGCTCGCCGGGGCGGTGTTCCTGGTGTGGGCCGACACCCTGGCGCGTACCGTCCTGGAACCCCAGGAGATCCCGGTGGGGGTGGTGACCTCGATGATCGGTGTGCCCGCGTTCGTCCTCGTCCTGTACCGCACCCGGAGGATCCGGTGA